The sequence below is a genomic window from Deinococcus depolymerans.
TCTTCAGATTCCAGACAGGCGCTGTTGTAGGGGTATTTGTCGTTCTGACCAGATGGACACGTATACCCAATAAGAATTGGCTCTGCATCATCTGCGTTTGCGAAATAAACCGCATCTGGTCCGACACCTTCGTACTCGTTGGTAAGGGATAGGAAAAGGAGGCGTTCCTTTCGTTTCCTGTTTTCGAGAACGATCATTTGTGAATAATGGGTTGCCCGGACCAGTTCGCCTCGCATTGTCGTGAACTCAACACCTTTGGCGAACCGTCTGACCTTGTTGCTCATGAATTTCGTCAGGGTAATGTCGAACTTCCCTTCATTCAGCGCTTCTCTAGCATAGCGTTTATTAGCCCGCGCCTGGGGATCAACCGGGTGAATCACGGCCAAGCTACGCCCGCCCTCATCAACATGGAGCCGCGTAAAATCTTCCTCGAAACCATAGCGTGGAAGGGTCTCGTTGACGGCGGACCGAATATTCTGCCCCGAGTCATCGGAAAAGGTCACCTCAACCGAGGGTGTGCGTGGGGGCTGCGACGTCTCTGCCGCCACCGCCTGCGTTGCGCTCGAGGTCTGGGCCTGACTGTTACCGTCGGGTTTCGTCGAGCAGGCTACGATGCCGCAGGAGAGCAGCACGCATGTGCCGAGCAGAATTCTCATGGGCGCATGTTAGCCGTCGGCCCCTACACGTCCCCGTCAAATAGGTTATGCGGGCAGATCTGGCGCGCCGCACCTCCGCCAGCGCAGGACGCCGCGTTGACCCTCATGGGATCCGCTCAATGTGACCACCGAAGGGTGTTTATTCCTGTACGACGCAGTCCACGGCGCGCAGCGACTAGGCCAGGCACCTGCATTGGTCAGGTGCAGACGACTGTCAGCGGCGTGACGCACCCGCCGGGGGGGGACAGCTGGGGGAGCGGCGCGTGCGGTCCCCCGGTGACGCGGTTCGCCCTGTGGAGCGTCGCCCGCTCCTTACGGCAGTGTTCCCCCATGTGGTGGGTGCACGCGGCTGTATACCGGGCGGCGACGCTGCATTTGGCCGGGGACCGCCACGTGTGGCCCGTGAGATTCGCCGTCATGAACACGTGGGTCAGATCGCAGTTTGGAGGCCAACTGGGGGCGTCAAGGCTGGGCGCTGGCGCTTCCCGCGGGCAGGTGCGGGTGCCCCGCGTCCAGCGGGACGCTAAGGTGAGCGGTACATGAAGCGCTTCTTCACGTCCGTGCTGGTCTCCTCCACCCTGCTGACCACGTCCACGTCACTTGCCGCTGCAGGCGCCCCCGCTGCCCCAACCCCGGCGCCCACCGTGAAGGTCAGTCCGGACGGGCAGTGGGAGTACCTGGTGATCTCGTTCGGCAAGACGTACTTCAGTTCCGCGGCGGACATCGCCGCCAAGCAGTCGGGACAGGGCAAGTTGATGCTGTTCGGGCCGTTGGGAGGCGTGGTGGCCAGTGAGGCGCTGGACGTACAGGCACAGGTGGACACGCTAGGCCGGTACGGGTGGGAGTTGATCACGGTGCTGGGCGCGATCGGCGGGGATCAAGAGTGGGTGTTCAAGCGGCGCTTCGATCCGGCGCGCGCAGCGAGTGAGGCCGCACAGATCAAGAAAGAAGGCGCCGCGCTGGCCGCTGCGCGAGAGCAGGCGGCGAAGGATGCGGCGGCGAAGGTGCCGGCGACGGAACTGGTGGACCTAGATGCGCAGGAAGCCCGGGCCAAGAGAGACGCGACGGAGAAAGCCGTGCGGGATGGGGTGGCGGCGCGGCTCACGCTACCCGGCTGGCCAACTGTAAAGTTGGACACGAGTGGCCTGTATGTGTATTCGACGTCGAGCGGTGGGGTCAATACGTCGGGGTCGGTCACGGTGACGCTGGACGCCACGCCGCGGGCGCTGTCGGGCAACACGTACCGGGGCTCACAGGTGACGGCGTTGATTGAGGAGTACCTGCGGACCCTCGCCGCGCAGGGACGGAGCGTGGAGAAGTCGAATTACAGTTCGTGCGTGAACGGCGGGACGGCGTTCAAGGTGGCGGCGAGCGTGAAATTTAATGGGGAGTGGCGGGAGGTGAGCGCGTCGTACCTGAGTGCGACGTACTGCCTGAAGTGAGGAGGGGCAGGTCTGATCCGTCAGGGATACGCCTCAGGACGAAAATTGGACGTCCTACAGACGCCGGAAGGACGAGCGGGTTGGGTGTGATGCATGGATACCCTGCTGACCCCGCCACTTCCCCGCGCGCCCCTGCGTGACGATGCCGAGGCGCGCAGCCGGGCGACGGGCACATCGACGCGCGGCAGCTGGCCGCCGTGTACGGCCTGAACGTCAAGGACATGGCGCTGATCATTGGGCGGGACCCGAGCGGCCTGGCCCGGTGGCCCGACAGTGCGGGCGTGCAGGAGGCCTTGGTGCCGCTGGAGGCGCTGGCGGTGCGGCTGCGGGCGTACTTCGGGTCGATGGAAGTCAGCCGCATGTGGCTCCAGGCGCCGAATCCAGCGCTGGGGAGCGAGGTGCCGATCAGCCGCCTGCGGGCGGGGAAGGTGAAGACCGTGCAGCGGCTCTTGCTGATGGCGCAGACGGGAATGCCCGTTTGAACCTCGCGGCACTGAGGTCCGTCACGCCACTGAACCTGGGTCTGTTGCAGACTTTGACCTTGCCCCTGTTTCCGGTGCCAGTCTGATTGCAAATCAAGCAGCAGTGAGCCGCCCCCAGATTTGTGGCCAGGTCAGGCGAACCTAACTCTCCACTTCATACCGTCCAGTTTTTGGGGGGCAGACCAGGGGCATCGATCGCATCGAGTTTTAAGGGCGTAATCTCATGTGCAAATGGGTTTATGAGTTTTATATTAGTAAAGTTCAAGTGCTTGTCACGCTCCGTCAACCCACCCGCCTGAAGTCCTTGTTGATCAGGTACTGCATCACGGTCTCGCTGCCATCAAGCTCAACATAGCCACCGTCCACGGCCGTCACAGTGACGATGCGGCCTGCCGTGTGCTTGTGCTCCCAGATGGTACCGACTCTCACGACATCGGCGGGCTGCTCGGGCTCGGGGGTCACAGCAGGTTTAGCCTGAGGGAAATTCGCCCCACCGGACACATCCGTGTCCCAACTGCGTCCGCTGCCTGCCTGTTGACCCTTCCGGATTTGTGCACCGACCTCTTCGTCAAGAAGGCGAATGATGTACGTCCATTGATTGCCGGACCCAGCATTTTGGCGCCCCAGAGAGATCAACTCGGCAGCCCGTTCTGGCGTGATCTGCATGATCCAGCCGCGACGCCCGCCCGCCTTCAGACTGGGGGGGGTCTCTTGCATCAAGGCGTTGAGTCGCTTCTCACCACCCAGGGCGGGCAGCAGCAGGGCGCGGGTCGCTTCGGGGTCGTGGGGTTCGTCCTTGAGGCCGGACAGGGCTTCCTGGGCATCCTGTGCGGTCAGCGGGCCCACCGCACCGCCCAGAACCTCTGGCACTTCAGTGACCGTTCCCAGTTCCTGCCCTTCAGTGACCTGATCCCCGAACAGGAATTTCAGGTCCGAGTCCGTGACGGCCGCGTCAGCGGCCCCGCCGTCAGGCGGCAGCACGGCCACACCAGCAGCGGGGCTGGTCTGGCCGCCTGCTGTTTCTCGCGCAGCGAAAGAGGTGGTGACCGGCGCGCTGCCGGGTTCGACCACCGGCGCGCCCTGGGGCTGGTTCGCGCGCGCGTTTGATTCCAAGTTGTATTCACCACCTGTCTTTTTAGGTGTGTTTAAAGAAGTGTCTTTATACGTACCGATTTCCGGTACACCCCCTGTACCGACTTTCGGTACACCCTCTGTACCGGTTTCCGGTACACCCTGGGGGGAGGATTTCCGACGTGTACCGATTTCCGGTACACCTTTCTTCGCGAGTCGTTCGGCAGCGCTCTGTCCCATGTGAACATGGTTCTCCAGCCACACCTTTTCCATGTCGAGGTGCCAGCTGTTGGCGCTGACGCGATCCCCAGGGGTCATGCTGACGAAGTGGGCGCAATGCTCGAGCACCTGTGCCTGCACCCGCTGGAGCTTGTCTTGACTCCAGGCGAGATCCTTCTTCATGCGGCGGACCGATAGCGTGGCGTTCGTGTTCGCCCAGCTGAGCAGGTAGTTCAGGTATCCGTACCCGTCGCCGCCGATCAGTGGCATGTATTTGTCACGCAGAACGTTCGGGCACTGATGAAAGCCACGGTGGTGATCACCGCTGCTGGTGACAATCGCGCCGGTCATGCCAGCACCTGGAGCAGGTTGAAGATACGGGCGAAGTCGCAGATGGGTTTCCCTTTGGTATGGGGGGTAAGCTGGACTGCCTCTTCGCTGCTGCGCTTCATGAATTCCTTGGTCACGTCTGCTCCAGCGCTTTCCTGGGTATGGGTGACCCGTCCGGGACGTTGACCGGACACCGCCATGCGCGTAACATGGCAGTAGGCGAAGGCCTCGCGCGTTCTATCGCGCGAAACAACTTTCTGAAGAGCGGCACCCCTTGGGACTAATGGACTGCAATCCACCCGAGGGGTGTTCCCGTTGGTCTGTTGCTCGGCGACCTCCGGGTTGTCTGTCACTGTAGCGCATGGCACGAGACCCTGGAGCGAGGCAAACGCACTTGGGGTAACGCGAGCTCTTGGCGTCTGACAGAGCTTTGGCATCTGGTACACAGGGTCAACACGCCTCAATCCGAGTGCCGTGAATTTCGCGACGATCGACGGGCGCTTTGCCGAAAATGACGTCTGGGCGAGGGATAATGTCATGCCTCAGGGTTGTGTGCTTTTGGGTTTCAGACCTAATCCCCCTTGAGCGGGCCGCGAAATTTCGTCCCGATATACCGAACAGCATCGGTTCGCATCTTCAGTCGACATCCCTATTCGCTGCCGTATGCCATGCATCAAGTCAGAGCAGGCGTGGGGCCGTTGCGGTCCCCAACACTCTGGGCGGTAGGACCATAGAACAGCGTGGAGGGGTGTGGAAGGGCACAGGCAGGCGATTCCGACCCTGGATGAGGCATCGAGACGCCCAGTCGTGACTTGCTGCCTCAAATGCCATCCATGCTCTCCGAGACAGGCTCCACAGTGTCTCGACGTCCCGAAGTTGCGATGGGTAGAACTGGAAGCAAATGGCTCGTTTTGGTGACCTGGCACGCCCCGTTCTGATGCTCCACGCTGTCCTGCGGCGCTATCCACTAGGCACGTCACCCCATATATGGCCCGGCTGATGTGAGGAATCTGGAGAGCCTTCAGGGTGCGGCAGTCATGCCTGATCACCCGTGACGCGCTTTAAATATGCGAGTGCCGTGTCCTCATCCGGTTGGTCTGTCGATCCGCCCCATGATTCACCTTCAAGAGCAAGAATGACCGCCAAATCTTTGGGGGTGAATGTGTGTCCCCAGTGTGCAGCCCACTGCCGAATAACTGGATTCATGAGTTCGTGCAGGTGCGAGGCGGCTGCCTCTTGCAGACCCACCTTCGCGCTACAGATAGGGCACAGGAAGGAGCCGTGAAAAGGCAGAGCGGAGGTATCCCCACAGTGATCACAGAAGTAGTCGGTCATGTCCTTGCCACTATGGTGGTGCGCGTGCGTTTCAAAGTCACGTCCGGCTGTGCCCGGTGTGGATGGATGAACCCCCGTTTCCAACAATCCCAAGGCGTCGAGAGGGGTACAGGCCACCACACGGCGTCCAGGGGCGCCTTGCCGGAGTTCACTCTCCAGAGGGCGGTTAATGTGTTTAGGGTGGGTCACTTGGGGGACACGCCAGAAGCATTTTGCCCTCACTTCATTGCCGTGAATCTAACCGAGTGAGTGACGGCTTCACTGTGAGCAAGCGGGGTCGTCACGAATCTTGCACTGAGTGATCTATGGTCTACGCCAACTGCCAAGGAGGAGAAGACTCGACACTTGGAATTTTGAGTAAGGGGTGGTTTGAACACGGCGCGGCCGACGTTGCCGAGTCAGTCACTCGCTGAGCAGGCGTCGCAGTCGAAGTTTGGCTGTTTCCGTGTTGGGGAAGTCCATGACGTGACTGGCCAGCAGGATCTGACTGTTGGGCGTCAGCGCCATTCCCTGGACAGTCTCCCGGTCCACCGTGACCCGCCCGCCCTTCCCGAACGTGGGATCAGGTGTGCCGTCCGCGCGGTAGCGGATGAGCACGCTGCCCCGCAGGTCCGCCAACTGGAACACCGCCAGGACGCGCCCCTGCAGATCCGGCAGCACGCCAGCGACCGTCGTGGCGCCAGTCACGTCCACCGCACGGAACTGGGCGTCCAGTTGCCCGTCCGGCGTGAGCCGCACTACCCGGCTGCGCTGCTCGATCCCGTCGCTGGTGCCGATCAGGGCAGCGCCGTCCGGCAGAATCACAGCGTTCACCAGGCGGCTGTTGGAGAGCTCGGATTGCTGCGCGTCGTACGGGAGCGTCACTGTCGGTCCGGCCGGCGTGAGTGCTCCGTCGGGGCTCAGGTCGAGCAGTTGCGCCGCGCGGGGAGACGTGACGAGGAGCCGCACGCGGCCGTCCTTGAGCACACGCGCGGCATGCACGAGCCCGCTCTCTGGTGCAGGCAGTTCCAGCGTGCCGCCCAACCCGAAGGCCGCGTCGGGCTGGCCCGTCGCTGTGAACTTGAAGAGTTGCGCGCGGCCCTGCCCGCCGCCGTACGCCAGGACGCCACTCTCCGGGAGGCGCAGGAGTCCGCGGAGCACACCGGGTTGCGAGGGAGTCTTCCACGCAGGGTCCAGGGTGCCTTGTGCGGTGAAGCGCACGAGCGTGTTCGTCTGCCCACTCAGGCCCATCAGGTACCCGTCCCGGTCCGGGATGAGCGGCGTGGGGAGATACGCCCAGTCGAGGGTGCGCTGCGGTGTGGTGATGTTGATCATGCTGCCGAGGCGGCGGCCGTCCGGGCGCACGAGGACCGCGCGCATCTCGCCCATGTTCGAGCCGCTGCTGCTCATGAACGGTGCGTGGTCGCCCGAGTTGGTCAGGAGCCAGGTATCGAAGACGTCGAGGGGATTGACGGGAACGTCGAGGGTGCCGCCCGTACCAAAGAACGGGTCGGCGGAGCCGGGTGGCAGGCGGGTGTAGGCGACGCGCAGCGTGGCCGCGGTCCGCACGATGAGGCGGGTGGGGGCGGCCACGTACACCTGGGCGCCACTGGCGACCGGTCGGGGCGTGACCGTGTAGGTTCCCGCTGGGACGTCGAGGGTCTTGCCGCTGGTGAGTGAGGCGCTACCGACGAGGACGGTTGCGGCGAGGTCTGAGGGGAGGCCGGTGGCCACGAGTGTGACGCGGTCGGCGGCGGCGACGGTGAGCAGGAAGGCGGGGAGCAGAGCGAGACGACGGAGCAGGGTGCGGTGCATATCAGGCCTCCAGAACTTAGAGTGATAGTACGTAGAGCAACTGTACATATTTTGATAGAGCGCGGCAGCCTGAACGGATGCCGTCCAGTCGCCGCCCACCCAGCGAAGCCCGTAAAGCGTTCGGCGAGCGTGTCAGGGCGCGCCGACGCGCCCTG
It includes:
- a CDS encoding MbcA/ParS/Xre antitoxin family protein — protein: MYGLNVKDMALIIGRDPSGLARWPDSAGVQEALVPLEALAVRLRAYFGSMEVSRMWLQAPNPALGSEVPISRLRAGKVKTVQRLLLMAQTGMPV